The window TCTGCAAGCATAACGGCTTCCTTTGGTTCAGTATGATACATAAGCAGAGCAAACTCCTCTCCTCCATATCTGGCCGACAGATCACTATTCCGTATTAATTCACGGATTAAATCACCAAGTGTTTTAAGGACCATATCCCCGGTCTGGTGACCATAAGTATCGTTGAATTTTTTGAAATGATCTATATCAAACATCACGCATGAAAGAGATTCGTGGTAACGGGCGGCTTTTTGAAAATCCCTTGAGATAGTTTCTTGAAAATACCGGTGATTGTACAGGCCTGTCAGGCCATCACGATTAGCCATTTCTTTAAGCTGTCTATTTTTTTCTTTAAGGCTTTCGTGAAGCTCCCTGATCTGCAGGTGGATATTAACTCTGGCTATCAGCTCCCCTTCGTCAAAGGGCTTGGTAACATAGTCTGAGGCCCCCATCTCCAGCCCGCGCACCTTGTCCGCTGCTTCAGACTTGGAGGTGAGCATTATAACAGGTATCTCCGACGTGGCATCCCCTTTCTTGATTCGTTGACAAACCTCATATCCATCTATCCCTGGCAGGATCAGATCCAATAGAATCAAATCAGGATGTTGCTTTGCGGCTATTTCCAACCCTATAGTTCCATCCTCGGCCGAAAGGACCTGATGGCCTTTCTTGCTCAGGATAGTCTTTGCTACATGCAATATCAGTTTGCTGTCATCGATTATCAGAATGCTGGCCATACCTTAAGTCCTGTTTTGCTTTGCAATCGGTCGAGTAGTTAAGCACTTGACCATTTCCCTGCTCGACCACTCGACTACTTGACATTGTTGAGAAGAATAGCCGGGATATCTTCCGGAGAGGCAACTGCATCCACAATGCCCCGCTTAATGGCTGCTCGCGGCATCCCGAAAACAACACAGCTCGCCTCGTCCTGGGCAATAGTATAAGCCCCCGCCTTTTTCATTGCAACCAGTCCGTCAACCCCATCATTTCCCATTCCGGTCAATATTATGCCAACCGCATTTGGACCGGCGCTTTCCGCAACCGAGTGGAATAGCACATCTACCGAGTGGCTTACATTTATCAAGGGATGTTGTGTGGACGAGGTTTTGTCGAGCCGGATTATATAACCAGCTCCATCCCGGACCACTCGCATATGTCTTCCCCCGGGTACAATTAAGACTCTGCCCTGATTTACGCTGTCCATGTCACGTGCTTCCCGCACCTCAAAAGGGAGGAGGCTGTTGAGCCTCTGTGCAAAGGCCAGTGTGTATTGTGCTGCCATGTGTTGCGCAATCACAATACCCAGAGTCTGAAAAGAAATACCGCAAAGGAGCTTATTAATGGCCTGAGGTCCACCAATGGACGCTCCGATGGCAATGAGTTTGTGCGCAATTGAATGTGGTACTTTTTCGATCTTTATCGGCGTTTTACGCCACAAAAAAAGGGGTTTGACCTGAGCCTGCCTTGCAGCCCGGATCTTGTTGACTATTTCGTCGCGTAATGACGTAAAACCTTTTTCTACGTCCTGAGACGGTTTGGTTACAAAATCAACAGCCCCCGCTTCAAGAGCCTCCATGGTTCTCATGCTGTTCTTACGAGTATAAGAGCTGATCATGATCACCGGAATAGGGGAGTAGCTCATAAGGCGCTTTAAAAAGGTGATGCCGTCCATACGAGGCATTTCAATATCGAGAGTAATGACATCAGGCTTATGCTCAATGATTAAATCCTTGGCCTCAAACGGATCGGATGCAACTCCCACTATGTCTATATCGGGTTCTCCGGAAAGAATACGCCTAAGAATCAACTGCACTATAGGAGAGTCATCTACAATAAGTACGCGTATCGGTTTCATATACTAAAATAAAATAACGGACCCTGATGGCACAGCCCGTCTTTTGTGTAAGACCATGCCCTTATATGTCCTCTCCTTATCAAAAATTTTCTGATTTTTTTTCACATCGAACTGTTTCAACAAGACTTTTGCCGTGTCTGTAAAAAAGAGGATTTTTCTGCCGCAATATCCACCTAAATCTTCACTTTGTACAGGTATTCCCTCCAGTTCGAGGAACTTTTTTGCAAAATGGATATTTGATCCTGTTATATCACCGTCACTTCTTCGGAATTTTAGAACGTTTCCACCACCAAATATCTTGGCTATAAGATTCTCTCTCCTTGTCCCGTATTTAATGAATTCTCCGATGAGAAGCTCCATTGCATACATGCCATATCGCCCCAATTTTGATGTAAGGATTTCATCCCGATGGATCATGCCGGGCAAAAGGTAGTGATTCATTCCCCCAATTTTTTTTTCAATATCGTAAATACAGACGGCAATGCATGACCCAAGAACCGTATAAAGGATTTCTCCATCTTTTGAAGCAAAATATTCTCCTGGGCCGAGAATAATCACCCTTTTTTTATACCTTTGGCTGTAAAATCGCCGCACAATCTTATCCTTTTTTACGATAGATCGCTCTTTCTATTAGTTCAAAGCGATCATCAATCCCTAAAAGCGACTCGGAAAGACCGAGACACAAGTATCCTTTTGGTTCAAGAAGGTGATAGAATTGATCTGTGACTTTTTTCTTTGTCGCAGAATCAAAGTATATCATTACATTGCGACAAAAAATCATATCTATGGGCCCTTTAAGCAGGTTTGCAGACATCAAAAGATTGAGTCGCCTGAAAATCAATCTTTCTTTCAAATTCTTTTTGATACAAAAGACATCCTCGCCGCCGCTCCTTTCCTTGCGAAAGTACTTTGCAAGATAAGTCGGCGGAATTTCGGCAACCTGATCGGCTCTATATTTCCCAAGGTAAGCGATCTTCAGAGAACAAGTATTTACATCAGTGGCCAGCATCTTGATATCCCAGGATATATCCACATTAGCCATTTCATAAACAAGCATTATCAGACTGTAAGGCTCCTGTCCGGTGGAACACCCGGAAGACCATATCCGGATACGTTTTTTTTCCATTTTTCGCCAAACTATCTCTGGAAGAATGCGCTTGTGTAAAAGCTCAAGTTGCTGCTTTCCTCTGAAAAAGTCGGTCTGGTCAATAGTAATGATGTTGATCAGATGCCGCAACTCTCTCGCCACTTCGGGTCTAAGGAGATAGTGGTAGTAATCAGAATAAGATGAAAAGCCAATATGTTGCAACCGGCGAGACAGCTTCAGGCCAAGCATCTGCCTCCTCCCTTGCCGGATGGAGATTCCCACCTCCTTCTTCACAAGGCTGCGGAACAGATTAAAATCTTTTTCGGATATTTCCGGGAGTATTTTATGCTGGGGCATGGTTCTAAGCCGAATCTACCAGTTCGAGCTCTTCAGGACTTAACAGACGATCTATGTCCAGGATAATTATCATTTCGTCTTGCTTTTTCCCGACCCCCTTTAGGTACTCCCGTCGGAGGTTCGATGGAAGGTTCTTTGTTGTTTGAAACTCTTCAGGGAGGATCTCCAGCACATCCAAAATTTCGTCAACTATGACGCCCATAATCCGCCCAGCAATTTCAACAACAATAATCACATGAAAACTTGTATATTCCTTTGCAGGAAGATTGAACTTTTCCCGTAGATCAAAAACAGGAATGACAGCTCCGCGTAAGTTGATGATCCCCTTGACAAACTCGTCCACTTGCGGCAGAGGGGTGACCTTCCGGTAGCTTAAGGTCTCTTTTATTTTTAATAGTTCAATCCCGAAAATCTGCTGATTTATTGAAAAGACAACGTATTGGGTTTTTGCCATCAGAATTCCTTAAATCCTCCTTCAAACTCTTTTTCCAACAAATCTTCATTCAGGTCATCTAAAGGTGGTTTGGTCAGCAGATCCTCATACAGCGGGGTGGGAAGAGCTTTAGACTCCCGGCGATTTTTGAGAGCCGGCAGCGGGTCCTTTTCAATTTTCAGATCCTCCTCCTTTTGCTCCTCCTTGTCTCCAAGGATAAATAGCCCGGTTATATTATGAAGCTGCTGTGTTTTTTCCGAAAGCTTTCGGGTCTCCTGCGAAATCTCTTCCACAAAATAGGCGTTCTTTTCGTTCACATTGCTCAGCTCCTGGGTCCCCTGGCTGATCTGTTCGATCCCCTTCGAGCTTTCCTCATTCCCCAGGGTGACCTCTCCCAATGCATCTGAGACCTGCATTGATGTTTGCACGATCTCGGTAAAACATTCTTTCAGTTTGTCCACCCACTGCCCGGTTGAGCTCACCTTGCTTATAATTTCCCGGACCAGTTTTTGAATATCCTTGGATGCAGCCCCGCTCCTTTTCGCAAGATTTCGTATTTCATTGGCTACGACCGCAAATCCGCGTCCTTGTTCTCCTGCACGAGCAGCCTCAACAGCCGCATTGATGGATAGCAGATTCGTCTGGAATGTGATTTCATTGATCAGATCCACCATCTCAACAATCTTCTGGCTCGCATTTGACATATCAACCATTGCATTAGCGGTCTTTTCCACCTCATTTGCCCCCTCCCGGGCCACCTTCACAGCATCTTTGGAAAGGGAATCCGCATGGCGGGTATTTGTCAAATTTCCAGCGGTGTTTGAGACAAGCTCCTCCAGAGTAGCGCTTATCTCCTCCATGGCTGATGCCTGCTGCTCGGTCCGCTTGGAAAGGTTCTGATTTCCCTCAGAGATATGCCTAACACCCTTGATTACCGGAATAATGTGATTCTTGACCTGGGAGATCAAATTCACTATACTGTCGAACGTCTCATTGATCTTTTTGGTCATCACATCCATGGCATCTTCTGTTCCGGAGAGAGTTCCGCGCATGGTAAGATCGCCCTTGGCTACCTGCTCGAGCATCTTGGAAAGGTCATCTACCTTTTTCTCCAGCTCCTGTTTGGCTTTGCCTTCCCGGAGATATGCCTCCTGAAGGCTCTTTTCCGCCTCCACTTCTGTAGTCAGATCGCGAATAATCTCAAACGCCCCCAGTACCTTTCCTGAAGAATCCTTCAGAATGGAAGCGATGGACATCGCCGGGATCTCATTTCCCTTCTTATCCGTCAGAGTCATGCGTGTGGCTTTCGCAACCTCACCGGTATCCATGGCCTTCTTTAAAGGACAATCCTTGCAGGCAGAGGTATGGAAGACTTCATAACATGGCTTCCCTATGGCCTTATCCGGCGACAGGCCGGCCATGCGCGCTGCGTTTTCGTTAATAAAAGTCATGTTCAGCTCCGGATCGACCATGAAAAACGGATCGACGATCCCAAGTTTCAGGCTGTTGGCATATTCCATCCGGTCGCGTATGCTCTTCACCATCTGGTTGAAGTTGCGGGACAGGCTCCCGATCGAGTCTCGATGGTTATCAACAGCTTCCACCGTAACATCTCCGGCAGCCACCAGGCTGGTTTTTTCTTTCAGCAGTTGAATTCGCCGCGAAACAAGCCTGGAAAAAAAGAAATTTATGAAGATCACAACTCCTATGAGGGCAGCCATAAAATAGACAATAAGTCTGTTTCTTGTATGATTGATGGCATCAAACACATTTTTGACAGGCTGTTTGATAACCATTACGCCGAGGACTTTTCTGCTGGCTCCATGACAGTGGTAACAGGCTGATTCATTAAGAATCGGCTTAATGGTTACCAGAAAAGGGGCTTTGTCCTCTGTTTCGGAAAATGATATTCCCGGAGCTTTGCCGGTTGCCAGCGCTTGGACCAAGGCATTGCGCGACTCGTTTCCATGGAGATACTTTTCCATGTTTCTGTCGACGCGTTCTTTTTCCGATGCATAGGATATGTTCTGGTGAAAGTCTGCGATGTAAACCTGAACGCCACCCATGCGCTCTTTTACGTCTTTCATCTGCTCTTTCACTGTCTTTTCGTCCCCAACTGACATGGGAAACCTGATGGCGCTGTAAACATTGTCCAGCATGTGATTTGAAAACTCAGACGCCTGGTTTATAGCGGTTTTTTTATGGAGTATAAGGCTTTGATAGAGACTGAGCCCCATAAAAACAGACACTACCATGATAGTTGCAACAAATATCTTGGTTCGCATCCGCATATTTTTAAAAAACTTATTGATAGTATTTCTCATTGATCTCCCCTCCAGTTCAATGGGAACCGGCATAGATTATCGGTTTGTAACGGAAAGCCCCCACTCTTTCCTTGGTATGGCACTTCTGGCAAACATCTATAGTCACGTTCCTTATGATTCGAGCCGGATCCTGCGTATCCATATGGAGTTTGCCGGGACCATGACAGACCTCGCATCCTGCGTTTTTGAGTTCAGGCGTCTGCTTTGGATCAGTAAAACCACCCGGTTCGCCGTAGGCGGTAGTATGGCAGCCATAGCATCCCCTGATTTCATCCTCGGTAAGACCCTTTTTCATCCTCTCTATGCTCTTAAAGGAACGGCTTTTTCTGGCATGACTCAGGAAGGACTCATATTGTACTTCGTGGCAGGACCTGCACGATGCAGACCCAACATAAGTATTTGTCTCCTGCTCCTGCGCTCCTACAGGCAAGGAAAAAAGAAAAACCAGCAAAATGCCGCGCCATTTCTTTATTTTCATACTGCACCCCCCGGCAATGAATGTTTGAAAAAAATTTCCTCAAGCCCAAGAAGGTCGAGGACAATGGCCGCAGAACCATCTCCCATGATAGTGGCGCCGCTCACTCCTTTGACGCTCTGATAGTTTGATTCAATGCTCTTGACTACCACCTGATAAGAAGCAAGCACTTCGTCAAAGAGGATTCCGAACTTTTGTTTTCCGGTATCAAGAAAGACCGTAGCCATCCCCGTGCGGTCGTTCTCCGGCGCAATCGTCCCGTAGATACGGCATAAACTCATAAGGGGAAGATACTCACCCCTGAACCGGTAGACCTTCTCATCCGCGCCAAAGGTTCGAATGCGTTCTGCATCAAACCTTCCTACTCCTATTATCCCCCAGAGAGGCACCAGATAAGATCTGTCCTGATCCCTTACGTGCAGAGCTTCGGTGAGGGCAAAGGTCAGAGGAAGAGCCAGAGTAAATACGGTTCCCTTTCCCTTTTTCGTCTCGATTTGTATTGACCCTCCAACCAGCTCAACCTGTGTCTTGACAACATCCATGCCAACCCCTCTTCCGGAGAGTTCGGTAACGCTTGATGCCGTAGAAAAACCAGGGTGGCAGATGATCTCCACAAGTCTGTCGTTGTCGAGCTTTTCACCTGCTTTATCGAGCCCCATTTCCAGAGCACGGCGGCGTATTTTTTCTATATTGAGACCGCGACCATCGTCATAAATTTGTATGAATATCTTTCCACCCTTCTGGTATGCCTTAAACTCGATTATTCCTTCTGCGGGTTTTCCTGCCGCCACCCGCTCTTCAGGTGGCTCTATACCATGATCCACACAGTTCCGAACCAGATGCTTTAATGGATCTGCTATATATTCGATTACCTCTTTATCCAGTTCCGTATCAATACCTGACAGAATAACCTTTATCAGCTTCTTTTGATCATAGGCGGCATCTCTAACAAGCCTCTGAAACCGGAGGAAAGTTCCTTTTAGAGAAAACATCCGGACGCCGGCTACCTGCTCCTGAAATTCACGATTCACCTTGAGCAGGTTTTCTATCTCTTGTTCGATTTTATTCCTGGAAAGATCCCCTTCTCTGATAACGAAACTCTGCACTCTGGAGAGATTAATTCCGATTTCCTCGGCAAGGTTGACCAGATGGTCTATCTTTTTCACATCTACCCGCACGCTTGTCTTTCTATAGGCAGAACGGCTTTCCTGCTGCAAAGAAATCATTTTCTGGACAGCTTCTTTATCAATTTTCCCCTCATCTACCAGAATCTCTCCAAGCTTCTTCTGCTTATCAAGAGCGCTTTTCAAATCTTCTTTGGTAATACCGCCGCTTTCGACAAGGGCTTCACCCAGAGGCATCTCTCCTAATTGGAGCTCGACTCCTCCTTCACTGTGGCGATCGGTTATCTCATCAATTACTATATTATGTTCATCTTTGACAAACATAAAGACATCTTTGACTTCCTGGATAGATGCGGTAGTCTTCAGAATGACTCGCCATGAAATATAAAGTTTATAAAAATCCATCCCTTTATAGTGGGGAAGTTCAGAAGTATCCGCCGCTACTTCCACACATTCTCCCAACTCTGTCAGGTTTAGCAGTAGAAGAAGAGGATCATGGCCGGAATTGAAAAGGTCCTTTCTAAACTTAAGATCGATATGATAATAATGCCAACTCTTGTCCTTGGCAGAATCAGGGACTGCTTCCCTGATCGTTTCCTCTTTCCCGGAACCCCCCTCTATACCCAAAAAACGGTTTAACTGGGCTTTGCGAGTATTTAAAACACCAGCATCAATATCTTCACTACCACCAGCACACCTGTCCACTATGGCGCGGATAAAATCAACATCCTCCAGAAGAAAGGAGATAAGCGGCCTGGTTATGGAAAGTTGATTATTTCTGATCCGGTCCAGAAGGTTTTCGATAAGGTGAACGTATCCGGAAAGAGTATTAAACCCTACCATGGCGGAACCACTCTTTAAAGTGTGAATTGCTCTAAAAAGTTCTTCCAGGTCGGGCCCGGGTCCGGGAGCAGTCTCTATGCGCAGCAGGCTCTCTTCTGATCTTTTGAGCAGGTCTTCTGTTTCAGCAAAAAAGACCTGCAATGTCTCTTCATGTTCATTCATCAGTAGTCCACACCAGTTTCTTTATTGCCCACAAAAATTTCTCGGGGCGGAAAGGCTTTGCCAGCCATCCGGCAGCCCCGGCAGCTCTTCCCTTTTCTATCATTGACTCTTCCGATTCCGTGGTAAAAACAAGTATGGGAAGAAAGCGAAAATCGCCTTTCTTGACCTCTTCTATGAAAGCAATACCATCCATTTGAGGCATATTGACGTCGGTGACAATCAGGGAAGGAATTTGCCCCTCTTCCTTCATGTTTGCCAGCTTTTCAAGAGCATCTTTCCCATTTTCAGCCTCTGTTACCTTATATCCGGCATTACTAAGGCAAAAGGAAACCGACGATCGAACAGTAGGAGAATCATCTACCACCAGGATAAGTTTTTCCATGTTCCTCCAATCAACTAATCTACCAGGGCTGTTTTGAGACCGCTTATTTCCAGAATCTTTTCCAGCTTAGGAGACAATCCCAGCAACCTCCATTCGGTCTCGGGTTTCAATGACCTCTTGAAGGCGATAAGGAGCTGCAACGACGCAGTGTCTGCAAATGTTACCCCTGACATACAAATGGAAATTTTCTTTGCGTGAGCAAGAGAAATATCAAGAAGAAGCTTGTTCAGGTAGTCAATGCCATGTATGGTCAACTCTCCTTTAAACTGAAAAACACCTTCGGCATCCTGGCTTACAGTAAACTGCGACATCTCTGTTTTTTAACCACCTTTTTTCAAGATCTTTTAACTATTCAAAAATAGAACAACAAAATAAAAATATCAAGGTTTTTCATAATAATTCTGACACAGGTACAAAGACACCATCTACACATTCCTGGCCGGAGACATTAAAAACCATATACCTGCGATAATAAAAAAAACTCCTGTTCCGATTTTGATATAATTATACGGAATAAACCGGCTGAAGACCGCGCCAAATACCACAGCGATAAGCGAAGTTGTCACAAGGGCGATCGCAGACCCTAGAAATACGGAAATCTTTGAATCATTGTCCGCAGAAAGACAAAATGTGGCAAACTGTGTTTTATCCCCCAGCTCTGCCAGAAATACCAGGCCGAATGTTGTCAGAATAAGCTTTAAATTCATAAGCTTCCTCCTTTTTAATCAAAAAATTCTTACCACAGAGCACGCTGAGATTTTCTATAAAAAAGAAACGTTTTCTCTGTGTTCTCCGTGGTGAAAATAGCTGGTTCTTACTTTAACAACTCGATTGCCTTTTTAA of the Anaerolineae bacterium genome contains:
- a CDS encoding diguanylate cyclase; this encodes MASILIIDDSKLILHVAKTILSKKGHQVLSAEDGTIGLEIAAKQHPDLILLDLILPGIDGYEVCQRIKKGDATSEIPVIMLTSKSEAADKVRGLEMGASDYVTKPFDEGELIARVNIHLQIRELHESLKEKNRQLKEMANRDGLTGLYNHRYFQETISRDFQKAARYHESLSCVMFDIDHFKKFNDTYGHQTGDMVLKTLGDLIRELIRNSDLSARYGGEEFALLMYHTEPKEAVMLAERLRKAVAQHKFQADSQNTVLTVTISVGVVSFPHPEIADAKTLIKCADKALYRAKEEGRNRVVVF
- a CDS encoding chemotaxis response regulator protein-glutamate methylesterase — translated: MKPIRVLIVDDSPIVQLILRRILSGEPDIDIVGVASDPFEAKDLIIEHKPDVITLDIEMPRMDGITFLKRLMSYSPIPVIMISSYTRKNSMRTMEALEAGAVDFVTKPSQDVEKGFTSLRDEIVNKIRAARQAQVKPLFLWRKTPIKIEKVPHSIAHKLIAIGASIGGPQAINKLLCGISFQTLGIVIAQHMAAQYTLAFAQRLNSLLPFEVREARDMDSVNQGRVLIVPGGRHMRVVRDGAGYIIRLDKTSSTQHPLINVSHSVDVLFHSVAESAGPNAVGIILTGMGNDGVDGLVAMKKAGAYTIAQDEASCVVFGMPRAAIKRGIVDAVASPEDIPAILLNNVK
- a CDS encoding chemotaxis protein CheD, whose protein sequence is MRRFYSQRYKKRVIILGPGEYFASKDGEILYTVLGSCIAVCIYDIEKKIGGMNHYLLPGMIHRDEILTSKLGRYGMYAMELLIGEFIKYGTRRENLIAKIFGGGNVLKFRRSDGDITGSNIHFAKKFLELEGIPVQSEDLGGYCGRKILFFTDTAKVLLKQFDVKKNQKIFDKERTYKGMVLHKRRAVPSGSVILF
- a CDS encoding CheR family methyltransferase, with the translated sequence MPQHKILPEISEKDFNLFRSLVKKEVGISIRQGRRQMLGLKLSRRLQHIGFSSYSDYYHYLLRPEVARELRHLINIITIDQTDFFRGKQQLELLHKRILPEIVWRKMEKKRIRIWSSGCSTGQEPYSLIMLVYEMANVDISWDIKMLATDVNTCSLKIAYLGKYRADQVAEIPPTYLAKYFRKERSGGEDVFCIKKNLKERLIFRRLNLLMSANLLKGPIDMIFCRNVMIYFDSATKKKVTDQFYHLLEPKGYLCLGLSESLLGIDDRFELIERAIYRKKG
- a CDS encoding chemotaxis protein CheW; this translates as MAKTQYVVFSINQQIFGIELLKIKETLSYRKVTPLPQVDEFVKGIINLRGAVIPVFDLREKFNLPAKEYTSFHVIIVVEIAGRIMGVIVDEILDVLEILPEEFQTTKNLPSNLRREYLKGVGKKQDEMIIILDIDRLLSPEELELVDSA
- a CDS encoding methyl-accepting chemotaxis protein — protein: MRNTINKFFKNMRMRTKIFVATIMVVSVFMGLSLYQSLILHKKTAINQASEFSNHMLDNVYSAIRFPMSVGDEKTVKEQMKDVKERMGGVQVYIADFHQNISYASEKERVDRNMEKYLHGNESRNALVQALATGKAPGISFSETEDKAPFLVTIKPILNESACYHCHGASRKVLGVMVIKQPVKNVFDAINHTRNRLIVYFMAALIGVVIFINFFFSRLVSRRIQLLKEKTSLVAAGDVTVEAVDNHRDSIGSLSRNFNQMVKSIRDRMEYANSLKLGIVDPFFMVDPELNMTFINENAARMAGLSPDKAIGKPCYEVFHTSACKDCPLKKAMDTGEVAKATRMTLTDKKGNEIPAMSIASILKDSSGKVLGAFEIIRDLTTEVEAEKSLQEAYLREGKAKQELEKKVDDLSKMLEQVAKGDLTMRGTLSGTEDAMDVMTKKINETFDSIVNLISQVKNHIIPVIKGVRHISEGNQNLSKRTEQQASAMEEISATLEELVSNTAGNLTNTRHADSLSKDAVKVAREGANEVEKTANAMVDMSNASQKIVEMVDLINEITFQTNLLSINAAVEAARAGEQGRGFAVVANEIRNLAKRSGAASKDIQKLVREIISKVSSTGQWVDKLKECFTEIVQTSMQVSDALGEVTLGNEESSKGIEQISQGTQELSNVNEKNAYFVEEISQETRKLSEKTQQLHNITGLFILGDKEEQKEEDLKIEKDPLPALKNRRESKALPTPLYEDLLTKPPLDDLNEDLLEKEFEGGFKEF
- a CDS encoding cytochrome c family protein; the encoded protein is MKIKKWRGILLVFLFSLPVGAQEQETNTYVGSASCRSCHEVQYESFLSHARKSRSFKSIERMKKGLTEDEIRGCYGCHTTAYGEPGGFTDPKQTPELKNAGCEVCHGPGKLHMDTQDPARIIRNVTIDVCQKCHTKERVGAFRYKPIIYAGSH
- a CDS encoding chemotaxis protein CheA, which produces MNEHEETLQVFFAETEDLLKRSEESLLRIETAPGPGPDLEELFRAIHTLKSGSAMVGFNTLSGYVHLIENLLDRIRNNQLSITRPLISFLLEDVDFIRAIVDRCAGGSEDIDAGVLNTRKAQLNRFLGIEGGSGKEETIREAVPDSAKDKSWHYYHIDLKFRKDLFNSGHDPLLLLLNLTELGECVEVAADTSELPHYKGMDFYKLYISWRVILKTTASIQEVKDVFMFVKDEHNIVIDEITDRHSEGGVELQLGEMPLGEALVESGGITKEDLKSALDKQKKLGEILVDEGKIDKEAVQKMISLQQESRSAYRKTSVRVDVKKIDHLVNLAEEIGINLSRVQSFVIREGDLSRNKIEQEIENLLKVNREFQEQVAGVRMFSLKGTFLRFQRLVRDAAYDQKKLIKVILSGIDTELDKEVIEYIADPLKHLVRNCVDHGIEPPEERVAAGKPAEGIIEFKAYQKGGKIFIQIYDDGRGLNIEKIRRRALEMGLDKAGEKLDNDRLVEIICHPGFSTASSVTELSGRGVGMDVVKTQVELVGGSIQIETKKGKGTVFTLALPLTFALTEALHVRDQDRSYLVPLWGIIGVGRFDAERIRTFGADEKVYRFRGEYLPLMSLCRIYGTIAPENDRTGMATVFLDTGKQKFGILFDEVLASYQVVVKSIESNYQSVKGVSGATIMGDGSAAIVLDLLGLEEIFFKHSLPGGAV
- a CDS encoding response regulator, encoding MEKLILVVDDSPTVRSSVSFCLSNAGYKVTEAENGKDALEKLANMKEEGQIPSLIVTDVNMPQMDGIAFIEEVKKGDFRFLPILVFTTESEESMIEKGRAAGAAGWLAKPFRPEKFLWAIKKLVWTTDE
- a CDS encoding STAS domain-containing protein produces the protein MSQFTVSQDAEGVFQFKGELTIHGIDYLNKLLLDISLAHAKKISICMSGVTFADTASLQLLIAFKRSLKPETEWRLLGLSPKLEKILEISGLKTALVD
- a CDS encoding TMEM165/GDT1 family protein, which produces MNLKLILTTFGLVFLAELGDKTQFATFCLSADNDSKISVFLGSAIALVTTSLIAVVFGAVFSRFIPYNYIKIGTGVFFIIAGIWFLMSPARNV